One Phaseolus vulgaris cultivar G19833 chromosome 2, P. vulgaris v2.0, whole genome shotgun sequence DNA window includes the following coding sequences:
- the LOC137810554 gene encoding 2-phytyl-1,4-beta-naphthoquinone methyltransferase, chloroplastic → MATFVPSSSIFRPTLIRCTNDRRALFNRIAPVYDNLNDLLSVGQHRVWKRMAVSWTGAKLGDRVLDVCCGSGDLSFLLSHKVGCDGKVIGLDFSKDQLSIASSRQQLLSKKCFTNIEWVEGDALDLPFMDGWFDAITMGYGLRNVVDKHKAMQEIFRVLKTGSTVSILDFNKSNESLTSAITEWMIDNVVVPVASGYGLSEEYKYLKSSIREFLTGKELEKLALEVGFSAARHYEIGGGLMGCLVAKR, encoded by the exons ATGGCCACGTTTGttccttcttcttccattttccgACCAACGTTGATTCGATGCACCAACGACCGTCGGGCGCTGTTTAACCGCATTGCTCCTGTTTATGATAAC CTGAATGACTTGCTTAGCGTTGGGCAACACCGGGTTTGGAAGCGAATGGCGGTGTCGTGGACTGG AGCGAAATTGGGAGACCGTGTGTTGGATGTGTGCTGTGGAAGTGGGGATTTGTCATTTCTCTTGTCCCACAAAGTAGGCTGTGATGGCAAG GTGATTGGCCTTGATTTCTCGAAGGATCAGTTATCGATTGCTTCATCCCGGCAGCAATTGCTTTCAAAGAAATGCTTCACGAATATTGA GTGGGTTGAAGGTGATGCTCTTGATTTGCCATTTATGGATGGTTGGTttgatgctatcactatgggCTATGGTCTTCGAAATGTGGTTGATAAACATAAGGCTATGCAGGAAATTTTCCGTGTCCTAAAAACTG GCTCTACAGTGTCTATACTAGACTTTAATAAAAGCAATGAGTCACTAACTTCTGCAATTACG GAATGGATGATTGACAATGTTGTTGTTCCTGTTGCCTCTGGTTATGGTCTTTCAGAGGAATACAAATACCTTAAAAGTTCAATAAGAGAATTTTTAACAG GGAAGGAATTGGAGAAACTTGCCTTGGAAGTAGGATTTTCTGCTGCCAGACATTACGAGATTGGTGGAGGCCTCATGGGGTGTTTGGTAGCTAAGCGTTAG
- the LOC137810555 gene encoding homeobox protein knotted-1-like 6, translating into MDEMYGVPEYADKPLMTPENLIFPPDYPAFLTAARIPIFGSDDLFSGEPSAASASPAGIPRHQDDDVATTVMKAKIASHPHYPRLLQAYIDCQKVGAPPEIARLLEEIRRENDLCKSDVVSTCFGADPELDEFMETYCDMLVKYKSDLARPFDEATTFLNKIEMQLSHLCTGASVSTVSDDGGVSSEEDLSTGDGDGQDGQSKGEDRELKDRLLRKYGSHIGNLKLEFSKKKKKGKLPKEARQTLLQWWNVHYKWPYPTEADKIELAKSTGLDQKQINNWFINQRKRHWKPSENMQFSMMENLNGRFLGEE; encoded by the exons ATGGATGAAATGTACGGAGTGCCGGAGTACGCCGACAAGCCCCTCATGACTCCGGAGAATCTGATTTTCCCTCCGGACTACCCGGCCTTTCTCACAGCCGCCCGGATTCCCATATTCGGATCCGATGACCTCTTCTCCGGCGAGCCTTCCGCCGCCTCCGCCTCTCCAGCTGGAATTCCGCGCCACCAGGACGATGACGTCGCAACCACCGTCATGAAGGCCAAAATCGCCTCCCACCCTCACTACCCTCGCCTCCTCCAAGCTTACATCGATTGCCAGAAG GTTGGGGCGCCTCCGGAAATCGCGCGTCTGTTGGAGGAAATCCGGCGAGAAAACGACCTGTGCAAGAGCGACGTTGTTTCCACGTGCTTTGGAGCCGATCCCGAACTCGACGAGTTCATG GAAACCTACTGCGACATGCTCGTGAAGTATAAATCCGACTTGGCTCGCCCATTCGACGAAGCAACCACTTTCCTCAACAAGATTGAAATGCAGCTCAGCCATCTCTGCACTGGGGCTTCTGTTTCCACCGTTTCTG ATGATGGGGGGGTGTCTTCGGAGGAAGATTTGAGTACAGGAGATGGTGATGGTCAAGATGGGCAATCAAAGGGTGAAGATCGTGAACTCAAGGATAGACTTTTACGTAAGTATGGGAGTCACATTGGTAATTTGAAACTGGAGttttcaaaaaagaaaaagaaaggtaaACTTCCGAAGGAAGCAAGGCAAACATTGCTTCAGTGGTGGAATGTTCACTATAAATGGCCTTACCCTACG GAAGCTGATAAGATTGAACTGGCTAAGTCTACAGGGTTAGATCAAAAGCAAATTAACAATTGGTTTATTAACCAAAGAAAACGTCATTGGAAACCATCCGAGAATATGCAGTTTTCCATGATGGAAAATCTTAACGGACGGTTCCTTGGAGAGGAATGA